One part of the Campylobacter sp. RM16189 genome encodes these proteins:
- a CDS encoding SseB family protein, with product MSEVLVKSMKQFLDNPSNKNENELIKELKKAEFIAPVIINQALAKPDGKAVYEEEGSNIKFILLEDEESTLSYFPAFTSKEEMMKWRSDSEQEVLNLQIKNYLAMLEASKEKYAGIVIDAFSYNLILNCETIKQICEI from the coding sequence ATGTCCGAAGTTTTAGTTAAATCAATGAAACAATTTTTAGATAATCCAAGTAATAAAAACGAAAATGAGCTTATAAAAGAACTCAAGAAGGCAGAATTTATAGCGCCTGTTATTATAAATCAAGCCTTAGCAAAGCCTGACGGAAAAGCTGTCTATGAGGAAGAAGGTTCAAATATCAAATTTATTCTGCTTGAAGATGAAGAAAGTACTCTCAGCTATTTTCCAGCTTTTACAAGCAAAGAAGAAATGATGAAATGGAGAAGTGATAGCGAACAAGAAGTGTTAAATTTACAGATTAAAAACTATCTTGCTATGCTAGAAGCCTCAAAAGAAAAATATGCTGGTATCGTTATAGACGCATTCTCGTATAATCTAATATTAAATTGCGAAACAATTAAGCAAATTTGTGAAATTTGA
- a CDS encoding DUF4198 domain-containing protein translates to MINKILATLFTLAILNAAYAHDFWVFGENSDKFRADIGYGHNFPHQEMIPKDETKSFIPLTIISKDGGKTELIQTGESYHYEGEKLKKGSYILAGEYKSTFWSKDANGKWYMDKTKDQIADSAYCMQASMYAKEVVNIDSEQDEFVTKTIGQKLEIVPLENPVNFDINKPFKIQILLEGKPLKTARIDGTFDKFLKDKFAFSATTDLEGITEVMALAPGKWILKVMHKRAFGESKRCDEEILIASFTFKIK, encoded by the coding sequence ATGATAAATAAAATTTTAGCTACGCTATTTACTCTCGCAATACTAAACGCAGCGTACGCTCATGACTTTTGGGTGTTTGGAGAAAATTCGGATAAATTTAGAGCCGATATAGGCTACGGACACAACTTCCCTCATCAAGAGATGATACCCAAAGATGAGACTAAATCCTTTATTCCGCTTACAATCATCTCAAAAGACGGAGGCAAAACAGAGCTAATCCAAACAGGCGAAAGCTACCACTACGAAGGAGAAAAGCTTAAAAAAGGAAGTTATATCCTAGCAGGCGAGTATAAAAGCACGTTTTGGTCAAAAGACGCAAACGGCAAATGGTATATGGATAAGACAAAAGATCAGATAGCAGATTCCGCTTACTGCATGCAAGCTTCAATGTATGCAAAAGAGGTTGTAAATATTGACAGCGAACAAGATGAGTTTGTAACTAAAACCATAGGGCAAAAGCTGGAGATAGTGCCGCTTGAAAATCCTGTAAATTTTGATATAAATAAGCCTTTTAAAATTCAAATTCTGCTTGAAGGAAAGCCGCTTAAAACGGCTAGAATAGACGGAACATTTGATAAATTTTTAAAAGATAAATTTGCATTTTCGGCAACTACTGATTTAGAAGGTATAACCGAAGTTATGGCTTTAGCACCCGGCAAATGGATACTAAAAGTCATGCACAAAAGAGCCTTTGGTGAGAGTAAAAGATGCGATGAGGAGATACTGATCGCTTCGTTTACTTTCAAGATAAAGTGA
- a CDS encoding TonB-dependent receptor has protein sequence MKAKYLKVAAVISLAACPYIFATESVSLGEVKVTANKIEEKLKDIPQSISVIDSIEVEEKGIKTIEDLLKSVPSISTTTGLHGGIFTRGLNGSIFTRTNPVTIFINGVAHGNQFGAYVPITNVERIEILKGPSSAIYGKDSIGGVINVVLKEPSNEWSGSVGAEYGSYKYRVGTFEANGALVDDVLYLGLNGSASKDQGWITDEITGKKSNGKELNNFGLNLKFIPTDRLSLKLFADRYYKKFNGTDGIVIPYDKFKSFKRDDVKTTRLESETHSLEKSNSIALNATYNFDSVDLSSITTYKKIDQSSNYDLDAGSKYFPHNNNLIMFSDMRIKNLSQEFRLSSNEEQNLRWIAGLFFENEKIDIRKMGMQFMMMGTPTEMDAPAKMNSKTASIFAQAIYPITSKLDLTLGGRYQKIKKDIKVDTYMYPVGSSKTAPFYSFENDASWNKFLPKIALEYALQDELSIYAMYAKGYLAGGFNSFPMGGTKDENKFESQTSDNYEIGIKGAYDSFRFSAAAFYMDIKDTHIYMIDPKNPANFITGNADKATSMGIELEGVARATKELAINMAASLLRTKYGNYISPNGKNNKGNKIEYNPEYKFSLGASYYAPFGLYARIDGNLIGKTYFDPQNSVARASYFTADAKIGYMKKNFDVYLYAKNIADKEYPMNVFDRSYGVLVEYDKGRTFGLGVKYSF, from the coding sequence GTGAAAGCTAAATACTTAAAAGTTGCAGCCGTTATCTCTTTAGCGGCATGCCCGTATATCTTTGCAACAGAGAGCGTATCTCTTGGCGAGGTTAAAGTAACAGCAAACAAAATAGAGGAAAAACTAAAAGATATCCCACAAAGTATCAGTGTGATTGACAGTATAGAAGTAGAGGAAAAGGGTATAAAAACCATAGAAGACCTGCTAAAAAGCGTGCCAAGTATATCGACCACAACGGGGCTTCACGGAGGAATTTTTACAAGAGGGCTTAACGGCTCGATATTTACCAGAACAAATCCTGTAACGATCTTCATAAATGGTGTAGCGCACGGTAATCAATTTGGAGCATACGTGCCTATCACAAACGTGGAGAGAATCGAAATCCTAAAAGGTCCGTCAAGTGCGATCTACGGTAAAGACTCTATCGGCGGCGTTATCAACGTGGTCTTAAAAGAGCCTAGCAACGAGTGGTCGGGAAGTGTCGGCGCAGAGTATGGCTCATATAAATACAGAGTCGGCACCTTTGAGGCAAACGGCGCACTTGTAGATGACGTGCTATATCTTGGGCTAAACGGCTCAGCATCCAAAGATCAAGGCTGGATCACTGACGAGATAACAGGCAAAAAATCAAACGGCAAAGAGCTTAACAACTTCGGACTAAATTTGAAATTTATACCTACGGATAGGCTATCTTTAAAGCTTTTTGCGGATAGATACTACAAGAAATTTAACGGCACGGACGGCATAGTAATCCCTTATGACAAATTTAAAAGCTTCAAAAGAGACGATGTCAAAACAACAAGGCTTGAAAGTGAAACACACTCACTTGAAAAGTCAAATTCCATCGCCCTAAACGCCACTTATAATTTTGACAGTGTAGATCTAAGCTCTATCACCACATATAAAAAGATAGATCAGTCAAGCAACTACGACTTAGATGCGGGAAGCAAGTATTTTCCGCACAACAACAATCTAATCATGTTTTCTGATATGAGAATTAAAAATTTATCTCAAGAATTTAGGCTCTCAAGCAATGAAGAGCAAAATTTAAGATGGATTGCCGGGCTTTTCTTTGAAAACGAAAAGATAGATATAAGAAAAATGGGCATGCAGTTTATGATGATGGGAACGCCTACGGAAATGGACGCACCTGCAAAGATGAACAGCAAAACAGCTTCAATCTTCGCTCAAGCCATATATCCTATTACCTCAAAGCTTGATCTAACGCTTGGCGGAAGATACCAAAAGATCAAAAAAGATATCAAGGTAGATACCTATATGTATCCTGTCGGCTCAAGCAAAACTGCACCGTTTTACTCGTTTGAAAACGATGCAAGCTGGAACAAATTCCTGCCAAAGATAGCTCTTGAATACGCCTTACAAGATGAACTTAGCATTTACGCGATGTATGCTAAAGGCTATCTAGCGGGAGGATTTAACTCATTTCCTATGGGAGGAACAAAAGATGAGAATAAATTTGAGTCACAAACCAGCGACAACTACGAAATCGGCATAAAAGGGGCCTATGATAGTTTTAGATTTTCAGCGGCTGCCTTTTATATGGATATAAAAGATACCCATATCTACATGATAGATCCTAAAAACCCAGCAAATTTCATAACAGGAAACGCCGATAAGGCAACCTCAATGGGCATTGAGCTAGAAGGTGTAGCAAGAGCTACAAAAGAGCTTGCTATAAACATGGCTGCAAGCTTACTTAGAACAAAATACGGCAATTATATTAGCCCTAACGGCAAAAACAACAAAGGCAACAAAATCGAATACAATCCGGAATATAAATTCTCACTTGGAGCTTCGTATTATGCGCCGTTTGGACTATATGCAAGGATAGACGGTAACCTCATCGGAAAAACATACTTTGATCCTCAAAACTCAGTCGCTAGGGCAAGCTACTTCACGGCTGACGCCAAGATAGGCTATATGAAGAAAAATTTCGACGTATATCTATACGCTAAAAACATAGCCGACAAAGAGTATCCGATGAATGTCTTTGATAGATCTTACGGCGTGCTTGTAGAGTATGATAAGGGCAGAACTTTTGGGCTTGGAGTTAAATATAGCTTTTAA
- a CDS encoding AraC family transcriptional regulator yields the protein MSESRKLDKFFDEFECRVEFGEEKKYKEISFKDENLNCELEYYETGSGLGYCSYDIRYSENLRYLSKKSPHSFLCFNVGQSANSLSWSKDSLVLKPGQLCMGSINDSFMATSKHQGKSYKSQSIIIENSLIQELGIFKILSSDDEFCARIIDTNLTQNLILKELANSKIYSGKMREIFIESKILEMVYKSFAEVKAQDSDKFRYSEDDLKLIHKAREILLKDIQNPPTIKELATLCATNEFKLKNGFKHCFNTTIHRALQDERLKIAKSLLEQNDINVKEAAKIVGYSSFAHFTKIFKEKFGVLPMEILRGGKF from the coding sequence ATGAGTGAAAGCAGAAAGCTTGATAAATTTTTTGATGAATTTGAGTGTAGAGTCGAATTTGGCGAAGAGAAAAAATATAAAGAAATTTCATTTAAAGATGAAAATTTAAACTGCGAACTTGAGTATTACGAGACGGGAAGCGGGCTTGGTTACTGCTCTTACGATATAAGATATAGCGAAAATTTAAGGTATCTCTCAAAGAAGAGCCCGCACTCCTTTTTATGCTTTAATGTGGGGCAGAGTGCAAACAGCTTAAGCTGGTCAAAAGATAGCCTTGTTTTAAAGCCGGGACAGCTGTGTATGGGCAGTATAAACGATAGCTTTATGGCGACAAGCAAACATCAGGGTAAAAGCTACAAGAGCCAGTCGATAATAATTGAAAATTCGCTCATCCAAGAGCTTGGAATTTTTAAAATTTTAAGTAGCGATGATGAGTTTTGCGCTAGGATAATAGATACAAATTTGACTCAAAATTTGATACTAAAAGAGCTCGCAAACTCTAAAATTTATAGCGGAAAGATGAGAGAAATTTTTATAGAGTCTAAAATTTTAGAGATGGTTTATAAAAGCTTTGCGGAAGTAAAAGCCCAAGATAGCGACAAATTTAGATATAGTGAAGATGATTTGAAACTGATACATAAAGCAAGAGAAATTTTGCTTAAAGATATACAAAATCCACCAACCATAAAAGAGCTTGCAACTCTTTGTGCTACGAACGAATTTAAGCTTAAAAATGGGTTTAAACACTGCTTTAACACGACGATTCATAGAGCTTTGCAAGATGAGCGCCTAAAGATAGCTAAAAGCCTTCTTGAACAAAACGATATAAACGTAAAAGAGGCTGCAAAGATAGTGGGATATAGCAGTTTCGCGCATTTTACTAAGATATTTAAAGAGAAATTTGGCGTATTGCCTATGGAAATTTTAAGAGGCGGTAAATTTTAG
- a CDS encoding alkylphosphonate utilization protein, translating into MPKDANGTELNAGDNVTLIKDLKVKGAGATLKRGTIARNIKLTGNDKEVECRIDKMGVIVLKTEFLKKA; encoded by the coding sequence ATGCCAAAAGATGCAAACGGAACAGAACTAAACGCCGGAGATAACGTAACTTTGATAAAAGATTTAAAGGTAAAAGGCGCAGGCGCTACTCTTAAAAGAGGAACGATAGCAAGAAATATAAAGCTAACCGGCAATGATAAAGAGGTTGAGTGTAGGATAGATAAGATGGGTGTTATCGTACTTAAAACCGAGTTTTTAAAGAAGGCGTAA
- a CDS encoding FtsW/RodA/SpoVE family cell cycle protein yields the protein MIRLDRRILTHFDFVQPILILPIIILSYILVSEANSILSNKQLIYFSIGLLAFTFFFLLPIRRLEWLIPAFYWLCIALLISVDLFGVTKLGAKRWLEIPFVHFTIQPSEIIKPSFLLMMAYLVKHRPPGINGYGLKDFLRLSIYIILPAFLIMKEPDLGTALILIIMGYAILFIIGVNKKIWLSIAAGIVILAPLIYENLHDYQKKRINDFLSEESSYHVRQSIVAIGSGGLTGKPKDEATQTHFKFLPIATSDFIFSYTIERFGFLGAFTLMMFYGFLITHLLSLNYGLKDDYFTQVVTTGIGILIFIYVSVNIMMTIGFAPVVGIPLPFYSYGGSSFVTFLSLFGILQNLLTFRFDPTYRFVKIKF from the coding sequence TTGATAAGACTTGATAGGCGAATTCTAACTCATTTTGACTTTGTTCAACCAATCTTGATACTACCTATTATAATTTTATCATATATTTTAGTTTCGGAAGCAAATTCTATTCTATCAAATAAACAGCTTATATATTTCAGCATAGGACTACTCGCTTTTACATTTTTTTTCCTGCTTCCCATAAGGAGGCTTGAATGGCTCATACCGGCATTTTACTGGCTATGTATAGCGCTTTTAATAAGTGTTGATCTATTTGGAGTAACAAAACTCGGAGCAAAACGCTGGCTTGAAATCCCTTTTGTGCATTTTACTATTCAGCCATCAGAGATAATCAAGCCATCATTTTTACTTATGATGGCATACCTAGTAAAGCATCGCCCTCCGGGAATTAACGGTTATGGGCTCAAGGATTTTTTAAGACTTAGTATATACATAATCCTACCTGCATTTTTAATTATGAAAGAGCCTGATCTTGGCACTGCTTTGATCCTTATAATTATGGGATATGCGATTTTATTCATCATAGGGGTAAATAAAAAAATATGGCTTAGCATAGCCGCCGGTATAGTCATATTGGCTCCTTTAATATATGAAAATTTGCACGACTATCAGAAAAAAAGAATCAATGATTTTTTAAGCGAAGAATCAAGCTATCACGTTCGCCAAAGCATAGTCGCCATAGGAAGCGGTGGTCTCACGGGCAAACCAAAAGATGAAGCCACTCAAACGCACTTTAAATTTTTGCCAATTGCAACTAGTGATTTTATCTTTTCATATACCATTGAAAGATTTGGTTTTTTGGGGGCATTTACGCTGATGATGTTTTACGGATTTTTAATCACCCATCTGCTTAGCCTAAACTACGGTCTTAAAGATGATTATTTCACGCAAGTGGTGACGACTGGAATTGGAATTTTGATATTTATCTATGTAAGTGTAAACATTATGATGACTATTGGATTTGCTCCGGTTGTAGGTATTCCGCTTCCGTTTTACAGCTACGGAGGAAGCAGTTTTGTTACATTTTTAAGCCTATTTGGGATTTTACAAAATCTGCTTACCTTTAGATTTGATCCGACATATCGCTTTGTAAAGATTAAATTTTAA
- a CDS encoding RluA family pseudouridine synthase has product MNQISVKESKDIGKRLDLFLSEELKISRNQILNLIKNGCVSLNSKPILKGSAKLSLDDVIDVKILESNDENLNFSAEFEVSILYEDDDLIVLNKPPNLVVHPAPSVKEATLVDWLGKKGFLLSTLSGESRAGIVHRLDKGTSGAIVVAKNNRSHVALSAQLSDKTMGRIYLAITDLPLKEECVIERKIGRNPNNRLKKAITIDGRSAKSAFVNLIQESGVNLIAAKLFTGRTHQIRVHLASINRHILGDTLYGFKSENDKIKRVMLHAYGLYFTHPNTGKRMEFVAPLWDDFNEILFNKFNKEIVYEKIDFKRLDAIFGSCNHWLCLA; this is encoded by the coding sequence TTGAATCAAATATCTGTAAAAGAGAGTAAAGATATAGGCAAAAGATTAGATCTATTTTTGTCTGAAGAGCTTAAAATCTCAAGAAATCAAATTTTAAATTTAATTAAAAATGGCTGTGTAAGTCTAAATTCAAAGCCCATATTAAAGGGCTCGGCTAAGCTTAGTCTAGATGACGTTATAGATGTAAAAATTTTAGAATCAAATGATGAAAATTTAAATTTTAGTGCGGAATTTGAAGTGTCTATTTTGTATGAAGATGATGATTTGATAGTACTTAATAAGCCGCCAAATTTAGTTGTTCATCCAGCTCCGAGCGTTAAAGAGGCTACGCTTGTAGACTGGCTTGGAAAGAAAGGCTTTTTACTATCTACTTTAAGCGGAGAGAGTAGAGCGGGCATTGTTCATAGGCTTGATAAGGGCACTAGCGGAGCTATAGTCGTGGCTAAAAACAACCGTTCACACGTAGCGCTTTCGGCTCAGTTAAGCGATAAGACAATGGGCAGAATTTATCTTGCGATTACTGATTTGCCACTTAAAGAGGAGTGTGTGATAGAGCGAAAAATAGGGAGAAATCCGAATAATCGTTTAAAAAAAGCTATTACAATTGACGGAAGAAGCGCTAAGAGTGCCTTTGTAAATTTGATTCAAGAGAGCGGAGTAAATTTAATAGCAGCTAAGCTTTTTACCGGCAGAACTCATCAGATCAGAGTTCATTTAGCCAGCATTAACCGCCATATTTTGGGCGATACTTTATATGGGTTTAAGAGCGAAAACGATAAAATAAAAAGAGTTATGCTCCACGCCTACGGGCTTTACTTCACTCATCCCAATACAGGTAAAAGGATGGAATTTGTAGCTCCGCTTTGGGATGACTTTAATGAAATTTTATTTAATAAATTTAATAAGGAGATAGTTTATGAAAAGATCGATTTTAAAAGGCTTGATGCTATCTTTGGCAGTTGTAATCACTGGCTGTGTCTCGCCTAG
- a CDS encoding fibronectin type III domain-containing protein — translation MKRSILKGLMLSLAVVITGCVSPSTPTQINSNLPTVTSLKTISDMTEIGFEWTPTTTTDVAGYYLYRSNSNENSSKMKVVADIKDRFASHYVDSNLAPETTYSYEMRTYNANKQISNPGVVISASTRPLIESVPFLRALTNLPERVKLIWRPHPDLRVASYIVEKADIGKDNWRQIAEIKGRLHAEYIDDSVKSGRGYKYRVFVKTSTGVISKPSEIVDSTTKPLPNKVVNIQATTNAPKKIIITWDSVASEDFGYYKIYSTSNKFLPYTYLAKTKTNSYEDLINENGATRLYKITIVDKDGLESKKPDEAVTGSTLAAIDAPIISSIVADSSAVKVQWSGPKEARSYTVIREGGEGERRFTNITSNEFIDTDVNYSLKYTYKVIAIDEYGISSDESHKAMVIIE, via the coding sequence ATGAAAAGATCGATTTTAAAAGGCTTGATGCTATCTTTGGCAGTTGTAATCACTGGCTGTGTCTCGCCTAGTACACCTACACAAATCAATTCAAATTTGCCCACTGTTACTAGTTTAAAAACTATTAGCGATATGACTGAAATAGGCTTTGAATGGACTCCTACTACTACAACAGATGTAGCAGGATACTATCTTTACAGATCAAATTCTAACGAAAACAGCAGTAAAATGAAGGTTGTGGCCGATATAAAAGATCGCTTTGCAAGTCATTATGTGGATTCAAATTTGGCTCCAGAGACTACATATTCATATGAGATGAGAACTTATAACGCAAACAAGCAAATTTCAAATCCAGGTGTAGTTATAAGTGCAAGCACTAGACCTCTTATAGAGTCGGTGCCTTTTTTAAGAGCTCTTACTAATTTGCCGGAACGTGTGAAGTTAATATGGCGTCCGCATCCTGATTTAAGAGTGGCGTCTTATATAGTGGAAAAAGCAGATATTGGTAAAGATAATTGGAGACAGATAGCAGAAATTAAAGGAAGGCTTCATGCCGAATATATCGATGATAGCGTAAAATCAGGCAGAGGGTATAAATATAGAGTTTTTGTAAAAACAAGCACGGGAGTTATATCTAAACCAAGCGAGATAGTTGATTCTACTACAAAACCCCTTCCAAACAAAGTTGTAAATATACAAGCTACTACAAATGCTCCAAAAAAGATTATTATCACATGGGATAGCGTGGCGAGCGAAGACTTTGGATACTACAAAATTTATAGCACTTCAAATAAATTTTTGCCATATACATATCTTGCTAAAACCAAAACAAATAGCTACGAGGATTTAATTAACGAAAATGGCGCTACAAGGCTATATAAGATTACTATTGTAGATAAAGACGGACTTGAGTCTAAAAAGCCCGATGAAGCCGTTACAGGATCAACTCTGGCGGCCATAGACGCTCCTATAATATCATCCATAGTAGCTGATAGTTCAGCTGTAAAAGTTCAGTGGAGCGGACCAAAAGAGGCTAGAAGCTATACTGTAATCAGGGAAGGCGGAGAAGGAGAGAGAAGATTTACAAATATAACTAGTAATGAATTTATAGATACTGATGTCAATTATAGTCTAAAATATACATATAAAGTTATAGCTATAGACGAGTATGGCATAAGTTCTGATGAATCCCATAAAGCTATGGTAATTATAGAATAA
- the trmB gene encoding tRNA (guanosine(46)-N7)-methyltransferase TrmB, translated as MPNFITKNLKSLAYPIIQDEVVFAWEARGRNSTIIYTQSGIEEFFVTLKEHKNGFLVKGDKITRPAQVGLLQKALVKFKELNCQEVLSEAIAVKKTHLTQKTTYISDTKELLKILKEPRLSKIFIEIGFGSGRHLLWQAEKNPDALVIGIEVYKPSIEQVAKLAKSKNLNNVVLINSDARLLLSLIDSNFIDKIFLHFPVPWDDAPHRRVVSEKFIKECERTLKIGGRFELRSDSRNYTEYTISQLLNLHSSKLIVDKNKYLNVSSKYEDRWKKQLKDIYDVTFECEIKSEPLKTLSEMKFEGGYDIKAISKNFKNIIIKKDDCFLHIEEKFEKSEDEILLRISFGAFSQPEQCYLLLTPKRCEYFIKKPLLTRENLEAHFALKEYLANAKDY; from the coding sequence ATGCCAAATTTTATAACTAAAAATTTAAAATCTTTAGCCTATCCGATTATTCAGGATGAGGTGGTTTTTGCATGGGAAGCAAGAGGCAGAAACTCTACTATTATCTATACTCAAAGTGGAATTGAAGAGTTTTTTGTGACTTTGAAAGAGCATAAAAATGGCTTTTTAGTAAAAGGCGATAAGATCACGAGACCTGCTCAAGTAGGGCTGCTGCAAAAGGCTTTGGTTAAATTTAAAGAGCTAAATTGCCAAGAAGTTTTAAGTGAGGCAATAGCTGTAAAAAAAACTCATTTAACGCAAAAAACTACTTATATTTCAGATACTAAAGAGCTTTTAAAAATTTTAAAAGAGCCAAGGCTATCTAAAATTTTTATAGAGATAGGATTTGGTTCCGGTAGACATCTACTCTGGCAAGCAGAAAAAAACCCCGATGCTTTGGTCATAGGCATAGAGGTCTATAAGCCATCTATCGAGCAGGTCGCAAAGCTTGCAAAGAGTAAAAATTTAAACAATGTAGTTCTTATCAATAGCGATGCTAGGTTGCTTTTGTCCTTGATCGATTCAAATTTCATAGATAAAATTTTTCTTCACTTTCCTGTGCCCTGGGATGACGCTCCTCATAGGCGAGTAGTTTCTGAAAAATTTATAAAAGAGTGCGAAAGAACTCTTAAAATAGGCGGTAGATTCGAGCTTAGAAGTGATAGCAGAAATTATACAGAGTACACTATATCTCAGCTTTTAAATTTGCATAGCTCAAAACTTATTGTGGATAAAAATAAATATCTTAATGTTTCAAGTAAATATGAGGATAGATGGAAAAAACAGCTTAAAGACATATATGATGTAACTTTTGAGTGCGAAATAAAAAGCGAGCCCTTAAAAACACTTAGCGAGATGAAATTTGAAGGCGGTTACGATATCAAGGCTATATCTAAAAATTTTAAAAATATAATTATTAAAAAAGATGACTGTTTTTTGCATATTGAAGAGAAATTTGAAAAAAGCGAGGATGAAATTTTGCTTCGCATATCTTTTGGCGCATTTTCTCAGCCAGAGCAGTGTTATCTACTGCTCACTCCTAAAAGGTGTGAATACTTTATCAAAAAGCCGCTTTTAACGAGAGAAAATTTAGAGGCACATTTTGCACTAAAGGAGTATTTGGCTAATGCAAAAGATTATTAG
- a CDS encoding ABC transporter ATP-binding protein, translating to MQKIISSRGLSLGYNQNELIVQNVDLDISASDFVIITGKSGSGKSTIIKSLYGEIKPYSGSLEVCLANMNGISQKKLSEVRQKIGIIFQNYRLINEWSVERNVMLPLMIKGLAHNVCKNQAHKLLKHVNLLHKAHKFPLELSGGEQQRVAMARALAHNPNLLLCDEPTGNLDDYSSDVIWSLLRSAREFLGTCVVVVTHKIPSTLRVHYRHFVIENGGVHEIS from the coding sequence ATGCAAAAGATTATTAGTTCCAGAGGTCTTTCGCTAGGTTATAATCAAAATGAGCTTATAGTTCAAAATGTGGATTTGGATATTAGCGCTAGCGATTTTGTAATAATAACGGGTAAAAGTGGTAGCGGAAAATCTACTATAATTAAGTCGCTTTACGGAGAGATTAAGCCATACTCCGGCTCTCTTGAAGTTTGCCTTGCCAATATGAACGGGATAAGTCAAAAAAAGCTTAGTGAGGTTAGGCAAAAAATCGGAATCATATTTCAAAACTACCGCTTGATAAATGAGTGGAGTGTCGAGAGAAATGTGATGCTACCGCTTATGATAAAGGGGCTTGCGCATAATGTATGTAAAAATCAAGCACATAAGCTGCTAAAGCATGTAAATTTACTACACAAGGCTCATAAATTTCCACTTGAACTAAGTGGAGGGGAGCAGCAGCGTGTGGCTATGGCTAGAGCTTTGGCTCATAATCCAAATCTGCTCTTATGCGATGAACCTACCGGAAATTTGGATGATTATTCAAGCGATGTTATATGGTCGCTTTTGCGTTCTGCAAGGGAATTTTTAGGCACTTGCGTGGTAGTAGTAACTCATAAAATCCCATCTACCTTAAGGGTGCATTATCGTCACTTCGTGATAGAAAACGGAGGTGTGCATGAGATCTCTTAA
- a CDS encoding FtsX-like permease family protein has translation MRSLKNHFGVIFPLVALLFCIQFITLVGNVIKDYEKLMSEDYNIIVVSSKDLNSSNIKPLVSDFESIERLGTKSVLDRLSKDISAKNLNILQNSLPKFYSIKLQIFPSVEYMEEIKAKLLKVNGVSRVETFSKTHNKIYKILNLIKKISEIFSILIVILGLMLVLKQMRIWLYEHKERIDIMTLFGASFWLKSGVLYKMAVVDSIIAAIIVTVFYYLLPDFNVVIFMMDEVSLKIPNVDIIYEGGRLLAISLALSIIAVSLVMREAKKNSI, from the coding sequence ATGAGATCTCTTAAGAATCATTTTGGAGTTATCTTTCCTCTTGTTGCTCTTCTTTTTTGTATCCAGTTTATAACTCTTGTGGGTAATGTCATAAAAGATTATGAAAAACTGATGAGTGAGGATTATAACATCATAGTAGTTAGCTCAAAAGATCTGAATAGCTCTAATATAAAGCCTTTGGTAAGTGATTTTGAATCCATCGAGAGATTGGGTACAAAATCGGTTTTAGATAGACTTTCTAAAGATATTTCAGCCAAAAATTTAAATATTTTACAGAACTCTTTGCCTAAATTTTACTCCATTAAACTGCAAATTTTTCCAAGTGTTGAATATATGGAGGAGATTAAAGCAAAGCTTCTGAAAGTAAATGGCGTTAGTAGAGTGGAGACATTTTCAAAGACTCATAATAAGATTTATAAAATTTTAAATCTAATTAAAAAAATATCTGAAATTTTTTCTATTTTAATTGTTATTTTAGGACTTATGCTAGTGCTAAAACAGATGAGAATTTGGCTATACGAGCATAAGGAACGAATAGACATCATGACTCTTTTTGGCGCATCTTTTTGGCTAAAATCAGGAGTGCTATATAAGATGGCTGTAGTTGATTCTATTATTGCTGCTATTATTGTTACCGTATTTTACTATTTGCTGCCTGATTTTAATGTTGTAATTTTTATGATGGATGAGGTTAGTTTAAAAATTCCTAATGTGGACATAATATATGAAGGAGGTAGGCTACTTGCCATATCTTTGGCGCTTAGCATAATAGCAGTTTCTTTGGTTATGAGAGAGGCTAAAAAGAACAGCATATGA